The window CGCACGCCGGCCGCCTTCAGATCCGCGAGTACCTCAGCCGCCTTGGCGAGCACCGACTCGCGTTTCGCCGGCGGGCCGATCGGAATGAGCACCGCCTGCATCGGCGCGACCTTCGGCGGCAGGACGAGACCTTTGTCGTCGCCGTGCACCATGATCAGCGCGCCGATGAGCCGCGTCGAGACGCCCCACGACGTCGTATGCGCGAACTGCTGCGTGTTCTCGCGATCGAGGTACTTAATATCGAACGCGGTCGCGAAGTTCGTGCCGAGATAATGCGACGTGCCGGCTTGCACCGCGCGCCCGTCGCGCATCATCGCTTCGATCGAATACGTGTCGACGGCGCCGGCGAACTTCTCCGACTCCGTCTTTTGGCCGGCGATGACCGGAATCGCCAGAACGTTTTCCGCGAATTCCTTGTAAATCTCCAGCATCTGCATCGTCTCGCGGCGCGCGTCCGCTTCGTCCTCGTGCGCCGTATGGCCTTCCTGCCACAAGAACTCGCTCGTGCGCAGGAACGGCATCGTCCGCTTCTCCCAACGAACGACGTTCGCCCATTGGTTGATGAGCACCGGCAGGTCGCGGTACGACTGGATCCACTTCGCGTACATGTGACCGATCATCGTCTCCGACGTCGGACGGATCGCCAGGCGCTCCTCCAGCTTCTCGCCGCCCGCCTCGGTCACCCAAGGCAGCTCGGGGTTAAAGCCTTCGACGTGCTCCTTCTCCTTCTCGAAGAAGCTCTCCGGAATGAACAACGGGAAATACGCGTTCCGGTGGCCCGTCGCCTTGAACCGGTCGTCGAGCTGCCGTTGAATGAGCTCCCACAGCTCGTAGCCGTCCGGCTTGAAGACGATGCAGCCGCGCACCGGCGCGTAATCCATCAGATCCGCCTTGCGGATCGCATCGAGATACCAACGGGAGAAATCCTCGCTCTGCGGCGTGATCTCCCGGTTTCCTGCTTGTTGGCTTTCCTTACCCGACTCTTTCGTCATGAGAACCCATTACCCCCGAAACAAGCGCAGTATGTCGTTATACGTGACCGCCACCATCACCAGCATGAGCATCGCGAAGCCGATGAAGTGGACGAGACTTTCCCGATTCGGATCGACCGGCCGGCCGCGAATCGCCTCTAACCCTAGGAAGATCAAGCGGCTGCCGTCGAGCGCCGGTACGGGCAGCAGGTTGAAGATGGCCAGATACAAGCTCAGCATCGCGGCCCACCACGTGTAATACAGAATGCCGGCGTTCGCGAGCTGCAGCGTCATCTCCGCCATCCGGATCGGACCGCCGAGGTCGTCGAGCGTAAACTGCCCGAGCACCAACATCTTGAACCCTTCGAAAATGGTAACCGTCGCCGTCCACATCGTCGTCACGCCGTTCGTTATCCCTTCCTGGAACGAAGCCGGGCGCGTGAGCGGCATCATCTCGACGCCGACGCGAATTTGCGCGTTGCCGGCCTCGTCGATCGCCTCGATCGGCGTCATCTGCACGGCGACCGGCCGGCCGTCGCGCAGCACGACCCACTCCATCGGCTCGCCGGCGGAAGCCGTGACGAGCTCGCGGATCTTCGTCGTATCCGGTCCGATCGTCACGCCGTTGATCGACTGAATGACGT is drawn from Paenibacillus antri and contains these coding sequences:
- the proS gene encoding proline--tRNA ligase is translated as MTKESGKESQQAGNREITPQSEDFSRWYLDAIRKADLMDYAPVRGCIVFKPDGYELWELIQRQLDDRFKATGHRNAYFPLFIPESFFEKEKEHVEGFNPELPWVTEAGGEKLEERLAIRPTSETMIGHMYAKWIQSYRDLPVLINQWANVVRWEKRTMPFLRTSEFLWQEGHTAHEDEADARRETMQMLEIYKEFAENVLAIPVIAGQKTESEKFAGAVDTYSIEAMMRDGRAVQAGTSHYLGTNFATAFDIKYLDRENTQQFAHTTSWGVSTRLIGALIMVHGDDKGLVLPPKVAPMQAVLIPIGPPAKRESVLAKAAEVLADLKAAGVRVRMDDRSDLSPGWKFNEYEMRGIPVRIELGPRDLENGQAVLASRVSGEKRVVALDNLVAEVEKMLADVHKELYDRALQFMNDNLRSVDSLEELKANDDKLRGFVLAGWCGSRECESKVKEETGATSRNIPFEPGETKSTCLVCGEGAKHTVAFARAY